aactttttcctctcgggcGCCTCGCGAGACCTGGCCTTCCTCGAGAGGAACGACCGTCTCGTAGCCCCGAGGCGTCCCTTCGTCTTGCATGTGGTAGCCAGGTTTTTCCAGTGTTTCCCCCCTCTCGAAAACTCTCACCTTTCTGTGTAGTCTTCTGGAGTCGTCGCCTCAACGGGCTGTCCGTCTTCttggtttccttcttcaacCTTCTTCGgtcggcttcttcccttcttttccccccACCTTCTTCGGCCGTCTTCCGTTTGGGCCCAGCGATCGACTTCGCGCTCCCCTGCTGCATTTTCTCGCCATTTTTCCCCCCACTCCTCATTTctgaaacagagaaaacagcaaGCGGTTCACGACCGGTCTACGGAAACACAGGAGAAACGCAAACTCTGTGCAGGTTCCAGTGTACACTCGTGTGCGCGCAACGCGTCTGTGTGTATCGGTGTGGGTGCGTCGCAGATATCTAGGTGCCGATTTCCAGGAGGCACGTGCAGcgctgtgttttttcgcttcgAGAAAACACCGAATCGTCCCAACCGCTTACTGGGTATTGacgcccttcttctctccccactTTTCGCCGTCAGCTTTCTCCACCCATCGCTCCTCCCACGTCTCCTTTgtcgcccctgtctccaaGTCGAACGCCCGGTACCAgacttccgtctcctctgtccccgtccttccctcgcgtcgtctgcgtcgcccgttctctcttcctgcctgcGATTCTTCGAAGGCCGTCCAgacctcttcgtcctccccCGTCTCTGCTGACACCCGCCGGTgactctcttctttccatcGGCGAGCCAGGCGCGCTCTTCGACCGGTCGTCCTTGGTCTTTCGTTcttcgcgtcgccgtcgctgagCAAGGCGTCGGCAGGAACAGCACCGGGGGCTGTTGCCTGGTCTCCGcgttcggctgtctcctcccggGGGCTCGGCGCCCCAGACAGAGAGCCGAAGTAGTCCCGCAAATCTTCGCCTGCCTTTGTCAACTTTGTCTCGCCAGTTTCCAGGTTCTCTTCGATCACCTCGAACCACTCCTGAACGACGTTTCCACCTTCATCCAGCTGCTGAACGGCCTTCTCGACTGTCCGCCGACGCCCCTCCACTTCGTCCCAACGCTCCGACCAtctgcggaagaagcgacaaacGGGCCACCAGACCCCCACGCACAAGGCTTTGAGTCCTTTGACAGAACCGGCGCGTGCCACGCGTAAGTCCctgcctgcatgcgtatgCAAACACTGCGAGGGCCCGAATCCAATTTGGGGGTGATGTACTCTCGCACGACACGCGCATCTACCCAACGCGGGCGGGCTACGCCAGGTGCTCCATATCTGCCACCGCCACGCTGGAGCGTTAGGCACATTGGCCCGTTCAGTCGGTTTCTGGAGAAACCCGTTCGAAGTTTTGACCTGTCCAAAACGGTGGGCATATTTGCACTTTGTGCTGAAGCCGCCGTTTGCTGCGGAACCTCTCCCAAAACACTCAGCTGATCCGTGGACACAGCTGCATAGATCGAAGCGGCCGGGGCAGCCTACCTACACTGTGTCGGTTCTCTGGGCTCTGCTGGAGTTGGATTCCGAACCTCCTCTCACCTTTCTCTACGGCCTTCATGGATCCCGTGGTTCTGTCCGAACGTTCgtcgtcgcgttcgcctgGTTCGTGGCCCTCCActgcctcgctcctcgccctgcgcctctccgtctgtcttctcttcttcctcttcctctatCGTCTGCTGCatccacttctctctccagctgccgtctttcgccctcttctctccccacgTTAACCCACTGTCTTCGCTGCTGTGGACTGTGTCTGTGTACGTGTCTCTTTCGAACACCTGCTCGCCTGTGAAGCCCTGGGAGGAGCCTCGCCCGCTGGTAGCCACGCTCGTGCTCCGATACCGAAAGcgctgcgtcgtcgccaaagcagagggaaacgcggtCGCCAGAGACGGCGGGCGCATGAGCAGCCCCGGACGGCCCGCGGATGCGGCCAGCCGTCGAGCCGAGGTGCCTTGTGCGTCGTCAAGCTCCTCGCGGAAATGACTTCGCGCCGGGTGCGAGGCAGCTGCAgtcgctgcagagaaggcccccgcagaagacgcagaaccTGGGACGCACGCACATTTGGAGGCgtcaaaagagagaacaagaacgtcgagacacgaaacggaggagacgagagaaaagcgagagaacaggagagcaAAGCGTGGAAtcgcggaagagacggcgggcGTTCCACCAcccccttctcgtccttcgtcgGGCTCCGAGGGCTGGAGTTCCCGAGTTTTTTGTCACGTGCAGTCTGCGTTGCACGCACTCACCGGCATCGGGCCGGAAAGGCACCGCGACGAAAAGAGGCAAGGAACACTCACAACGACGCTCCACGGCCTTCGTCAGGCTATCACCGGCTGTGAATGCTcgcacacgcatgcgcgcggTTTACTCGAGTATGTAACGAAGCCCCGCATGGTCACCGACCTCTTGCAGCCCCCCCGCGCCCGTCCACGCATCTGCCTTTCCGGTACGAGAGCGACTCTCGCATCCGCGACACGTTTGCTCCCCATCCTTCCTCactttctgcttcgtcgctcGGAGGTCCACCGCGCCTTCGGCAcgcgtcgtcctcggcgGCGACCTTGCTGGCGCGTGTGACTTGGCCAGTCTCGGGATggacgcgaagacggagaagcggcgtAGGGCGTGCAGCCTGGCTgtgcagccgctgcagccactccctcgccggcgtcggcCCGTCTACGACCGTGAGACTTCCCTCCGAGGCcgcagcgagacgcagcgccCTCCCCGCCCCTGCAGCGACGACGGCCGAGCGTCCTCGCGCTGCGTCGGCGCGAGCACCCCACGAGGAGGCTGAGGCAGAAAACCGTGGATTTCCATTCCGTTCTTCGTTTGGCGAGGGCGCCCGGGTGACGCGTGCGCTGGATTCTCGAGTGGACACACAGCTGCGCACAAGTGGGgccggagagacgcctccCGTCGGTGAACCATCTTGTGGTCGGGAACCGGCTGAGTTCCTCCCGCCGAGCGGAGTCCTGGGCTCGTGTGTGCCGAAACTTCTTTCCCCGGCGGCTTCGATGCCGGCGTCTTGAGAAGCCCCAACCTCAGCAGACCTCGCACAAGGAGGCGCGTTTGGAATCGTCTCAGCAGTCGAAGTGGCCTTCAGACTGTTCGGCAGAGAGCCGCTCGGCGACGCGAAGGCCTGCGGTGTCTGGACACCAGCTCGCAGCCCGGAAACGGCGGCGGGTGGCTGTTGCGACTCACTCGCCGTAGGAGATTCGCCAGATAAAATCAGCGAAGCACTCGAGTTTTTCTCGGACTgcggagaacggagaggcgacgcatCCGGAACGAGGGAACACCGCGTGGACGCATCAGGCGAACCCTGTCGACTAGACACCTCCTTGAGCTCGACACTGTGTGAAGAGtccgcctcgtcgtcctTGACTCGTGTTTCCCCTTTCGATTCGAAAGAGGCAGGACTGTCAGGAAGCGTCTTGGATCCCTCCATCGCGCGAGGCTGTGTGGCCGCTCACCTCCCGGCTGCGAAtccaggaaaaaagacgaacaCGGCTTGGGGCAGCGCACAGGGAAACGGACGGGAGCACACATATCACTGCGATAGCGTCGCACAGAGGGCGAATCTTCAGGGACTTCACGACACAAAATCGATTTTTTTGTACGGGAAAGGACTGACCCACCGGCGGTCTCCTTCAGAAGTTGTCTGCTGACCGGACAGGGCTGAACAGCGTGGAAGAcactctcgcgttcttcttcggagacgcgcagcggTGAGGGTTGTCTTTCACACTTTGATCTCAAACCACCTCCCGACAATGCGACTCTTTTATCCGCCAAAAGGGACAACTTTGTCTGAGATAACCCCGCGGGGACACTCCCGAACAGCGCAGTGGCGGATGGTAACGGAAGCGCAGAACCAGCACATGCACCAAGACACAGGTGGACTCGACTGTCTCCTGAAAGAAGCGTGAGGTTCCAAccgaaggagaaagcaacCCAGCAACAGATTTTTGTTGACATAGGACGGCTTTGCTTCTTCAGAAAGACTCTAACCAAAAAGTGTCTCCCCCAAGAGACGGGGGTCGCCAGTCCAGTCAGCTAGCACACACCGTGGCACTGGTTGGAAGAAGAAGTTTTTAGCGGGGAAGCACGCCGATCCAAGCAATTCTGGCGACTCCACGAGCAAAATGGACAGGAGGTTAAGGCCGTTTGTGCCGCATAACCCTTTTAAAAAGCACCTCTACGGGATAGAAACAGGCATCCCGCAAAGAGAGgtcggcggcggagacagggtgACGTCGAGATCGTTTGGCAACGGCACCGGCCGCGCGCCGCGAGTGCAAGTCAATTGCCCCAATGTGCGCAAGAAAACCACGTAGGGAAGGTGCGAAGCCGCCTGAACGACGGTCTTCTGTGTGCTGACTACAGCAGTTTACCTTTTTTCGACAATGTTCTTCTTTCAATAAAGGGAGACAACTCCCTGGTAGCTCGGTATAAGAGTCTGTATGTGACGCTCGACGAGTCCAGCCTACACATTTTACAAAAAAAGAGCACACTGCAGACGCCGCCAGCGCAAGTGGATTGGATGCCTACGAAACCCCACCGTGGCCGACCGtgctttcgttttccccgtgCCCACGACTGAGAGTGAATTTCCGCTTCGGACCTCAGGAGATTTGCATTTCTTTGTGGGCTGCCCGAACTTCACTTGCCAGCTCCAACGAGGTCCCGAGCGAGGGTGACGACAGTAGAGACAGGCGTTGCAGCCTCGAGCTTGAGGGTTCCAAGACTTTGTTCACTTATTTTGAAGGGCATCGTTACCAATCTTGCTCCATTAGTAGGAGTACACATGGAACAGCATCATCAGCACTCCTCACAGGTTATCCATGTGTCCGAGCCGTATCAGTGCCTGTCTCTGAGATTTCAGCCTTGCGTTTTCGACTGAAAGGCGAATTTCACCTGaattctctcctcttcgtaCGCAGCCACCAGGACGGCGATACCGGTAGCGCGTCgggcgccgtcttcgtcatCCGGCTTCCGCCAAGCACGCGGGGCCTTGGTCATGTCGTGTTGTTGCCTCGCAAAGGCAGAGCCGATGAGACGCATCTTCATTTTTGGGTATCTGTAGCTTAGACGAGCCAGCCAGATGATGCTTGGAAAGTCCCGGATCCCCACCTGTATCATTAGAGCCGTTCTCTCACTTGCGGCATTCCGCTGTGTACTGGTGCTgaggcaggcggcggcggctttTCTGCCAGGGTCGCTGCCTCGTGCGCACACGCGAGAGATCCTCCAGAAGGTTTCGCGGCGTTTCACTCGCGGGACCAAGCGTAGGTTCGAACTCGACCCTCTCCAAAGATCTGGAAGTAAATCCCAACGGCAACGCAGAGAACTTTCCCGTCTGCGGTCTCCTTTTGTTCTCCGAAATGATCGTGCCGGGGGGGACACGTTCACTGCACAAAGAAGCACCTGCATCGTCACAACTTACTGTTTCTACAAATCCTCATGCTTATGAGAGGCAGTCGTCTCAGTGGGCAGCATCCAACCTCAAGGTagacgaggagaagctgGATGGGGCTTCCGAGTTGTATTTCCGCTGCCTCCCGCGTTTGTCTACGTGCTTTCTTTAGTTCATACGAAGTGAGGGCTGCGTCGCCCCAGTGCATTTGTGGCCCTGTCATCGTCCGCCACAAATCGCTACAAGAGGCGCAGATGGCCGGACACTTTTAAAGCGTTATCGTGGTACACACAGGAGAACCGCTGTTTAAACCCCAGACCTCTTTGTCGTGCAAGAGGAAACGCTGTGTCGGCACCAGATCTACCGCAGACTGGTCACATGCCCGCCTCAACATGTTTCGATCATCCCCATGCAACTCAGACGTCGATCCTGAGGCCAGAACTCTTGCACACTTTGTTCAATCCTTCAACACTGGTCACCCAAATATCCCGGGTATTTTTTTTTGAGTAAGCGCCAGGGTTCCAGCTAAAACTGACAGGCCGGGTGGGGGTATACCGCTCGCTTTGCAGGATCAACAGCCGAAGCGATGTGGCCTCGAGGGCGCAGTTCACAAACCTTTGAACCTGCATATTATTATTCACAGCGCGTATTCTGCAAACGCCCTCCGGTCGCTAGTGCATTACAGCGTACACCCGAGCTTTGCCTGCGTACGCACTGGAGACTGCTCCATTGGGCTCTTCTTGGAGTTTCATGCAACGGCGAGCTTCCCTAGATCCACTTTTCTCAGTCGTAAGTTTCGTAGGCAGTGACTTGCGCCTCGAGGCTTTGAACGGAAATACAGTGGAGTCATTCTTTTTGCGCGTTTGCTgggtttttctttctgcctgGCGGAGCACGAAGTCTCGGGCCCCGCCGTGTGCGCCGCTAGGCCTATCTACCTTGCGGCAATACGGGATATACCGATGCAGTTTTTTTGCGCCACTGCTTACTTTCCGCAGCGTTTTGCCTCGTTTCGGTGGGGGGTCGAAGAGTTCTTACCCAGAtcagggagaaacgcgtttgaGGCGCAAGCGGTAGTTCCTCTCATCGCTGTCTGCGGGCACCCAGATAGATTCAGGAGACGGGCGATTTTCCCGAGCCGCTCTCTATAGACATCCCCCCCGCTGGGTTCTCCGCCGGAAGAGAGTGCTGATGCCCGTGCATTCCTCGCGAGTTCGCTCGCCCGCTGGGCAGAGCGTTTCCCCACTTTCCGTTTCGTCCACATTCTTACCAGCTGTTGTATCCGGGGCTGGTGGCCGTGTTTTGCCCCAGCGATATTTTCACAGGGGTTCCCGATTTTCCCTTGAAAGCGTCACGTGCCGGCGTCGCACCACGGATAAGCCTTTGTAAGAAACACTCTCGCaggtttctttcttcgtgcAGTGACTCGCCACGCCCTTGGCGAGTTGTACGCATCCGGCGTATGAGGGCAGATGGCGTCAGTCGGCGGCAGAGCACACCAGCCTGGCCCCAGTCGGTGGTGCCCCGCGTCCTCTTCCCCAaccccgagagagagaggtacTTGTGCGTATTGCTTCCGTATCTCGATTCGCGAAAAATCTCGGCACATGCCTCCGTTTAATTGCGTTTCCACGCTCTATCACGCTCTCTGTCGAGGCTTCTTGCCTGCATGAAGGCGCAGACCGGCTTTTTCCCCCTGGAACTTCCAACGCAGGTTTTCTCCTTGGCTGTGCAGGCGCCGACGGCGATAAGCTCCCGGCGGGCAAACGAGTCCCcggcggtgtctctcggGAAGCGGCTCTCGATGAGTTTTCACCGCCAACCGTAAATCCGAACGCATCCTCCGCTCACTAAATTCGCGGTTTTTTCTCAGTGGCCCTTTCCCGTTGCCTTCACAGACAACTGCCCTATCATGTTCAACTGGAACTTCGGGAACCaaggcggcgagagcagCCCTGGGGGCTTTCCTGTGCGAGTGGGTTGAGGCGGGTTATCGCCCCGATTCGGCAACGGCAGGCCCCGTCGCGgggtttttttcttcctcggttGAGGTCGTTCGAAGCGGGCAAAAGCCGTTATTCTTGGCGTCTGGGTTCGGTATGAGTCTTTTGTGCCAGGCGCTTGGCCAACGGCGCATTTAGTTGATATATTCCCGAAATATTCAACTCGTGTTCCCGTCAGCTAGTTGTTGCACGGGGAACCCGCCCTGGCCGCTCCCCGCCGCGACCGTGCACAACCCGTTCCTCTTGGATACTTCTCGCGAAGGTTCGCGCCATCTCCAAGGCATTTGGACCTTTCCGACAGGACCACCTGCGTCTGTTTATCCAGGTAAGTTCTATTCTCGCTCGGAATGCAGTTTTTCGTCCCTGTGCGAACcggcgctgtgtctccggcgGCGAGTCCCCACTGTCGCGACGCCCCCCTGTGGCGACTCAACCCGGCATGGTGGTTGGTACGCCAGATTCGGCGCTGTGTGTAAACGCAAGTTTACTGGACCTTTCTCAGCGGAAGTGTGAATGTATACGCCGTTTTCGTCCATTTTTGGAGGCTCTAGCGCTGGCCGTTCGTGCAAGTTCTTGGCGCGAGAGCCCCCGTGCCCGTTCAAGCGCCTTCGCTGTTCAAAATACAGGGGGGCAAGGGCAATAGACGAGATCACAAGCTTGTTCTTTTGTTGCTTCCCCGGTAGAGAACACTCTCGTCTGGGAAATTTCCGCCGAAGCCCACGTGTGCTGGCATGTTCGGGCCGGGAGTatttctcgcgttccgcATCATCCGGTCCCTGTCCGGAGTTTCCGTGACTATCTTTGGTGTATGGTCTTGTGACGGCGGCAAGGCACCTGTACACTTAACGCCCGCTCTCGCGGTTCACTGAgtgttttccttctgccCAGGCGACGGCTTGGTTCCCAGTTTCGTGcccgcctcgtctgcctcgtctcaCGCCTTCACTGCGCTCGTTTCTgtgttctcgtctcctgccgctGTCCCAGGAAATGAAGTCCCTTTGAGAAGGGCTGGCCCCGAAAGAAGCGAAGTGTTTGAAGAAAAGCTTCTCGCCTTGCCGGCGACCCTCCGCCTATCCTATGCGGTGACATCTCGACGAGCTCTCTCAGTCTGTTGTCGGCAGACCTGGGCAAAGGTAAAACCCGCCGGCGGAAAAGCGGCAAGGACATGCCGTCGGGCGCACGAGTGTAGCCGTCATGAGGCCCTCCGCGGAGAACGAAACCGTCACTTTCAGGAGCGGGAGTGCGGAAAATCAGTTCTTGGCGGGGGCTGAGCAGGCAGCGTCGGTTCCGACGACTCACCGAAGGCCTGTTGTTTCTGGTCTCTCCTTGGCTGAAGCTTGTTCCATCGAACTGGCTGCAGAAGGAGCATATGCCGGTCTTGTGGAGGCGGCAGGTAAACCGAGCGAAGCCATGTGGGGCGCAGACGAGTACGCCAGGGATTCCGAAAGTCCGCCCGGGCTacctcccgcctctctccggagATCCAAGCGCGTGGGCCACAGTGACGCGAAGCGCGTGGGCAACCACGATGGAGAGGCGAGTGGGTCGTCGACCGGAAAGGCGAGACCGATGGGAcaaggagaggcggagaccgTCCGGGCAGACGTCGCAGTGGAACAGGAGCTGTCATCCTCTGAGCTTCGCGAACCCGTGAAGGTAGACGATGCTGCCTTGGACCTGGAttctgcgttttccgtgGACACGCCGCCTCGAGCCTGCTCTGAAGCCGCACGCGGTTGTGAGTCCCCTTtccgtcccctgtctcctccctgtccCTCGATAGGCAGTCCGAAAAAACGGTCTCCGGCAGCTCCGGCCACCGGTACACCTGCGTTCATGCCTGGGTTAGCGGACGGAGCAGACTGttcgtttcccctcttccgccCTCAGTCATCCTGTTCCACTGTGGCGTCGCACCACTTCTCGTCGAGGGGCTCTttttcgccgctttctttttcgcgctcGGCGTCGCTGCTCGGCGAACAAGCGAACTTGGCCAAAGACGCCTTTTCCCCAGTTCGGCGCAAGGAAGCCGGTCCGTCTGCCGGCGGGAAGGGTTGTGCTCAGTCCCCAGGAGACACTGTCGGCTCTGGGGACGTTCCAGCTGTGGATCTCATTGAACTGCCACCGAGGCGAAGTCCCTC
The sequence above is a segment of the Neospora caninum Liverpool complete genome, chromosome IX genome. Coding sequences within it:
- a CDS encoding putative AT hook motif-containing protein, which gives rise to MEGSKTLPDSPASFESKGETRVKDDEADSSHSVELKEVSSRQGSPDASTRCSLVPDASPLRSPQSEKNSSASLILSGESPTASESQQPPAAVSGLRAGVQTPQAFASPSGSLPNSLKATSTAETIPNAPPCARSAEVGASQDAGIEAAGERSFGTHEPRTPLGGRNSAGSRPQDGSPTGGVSPAPLVRSCVSTRESSARVTRAPSPNEERNGNPRFSASASSWGARADAARGRSAVVAAGAGRALRLAAASEGSLTVVDGPTPAREWLQRLHSQAARPTPLLRLRVHPETGQVTRASKVAAEDDACRRRGGPPSDEAESEEGWGANVSRMRESLSYRKGRCVDGRGGAARGSASSAGAFSAATAAASHPARSHFREELDDAQGTSARRLAASAGRPGLLMRPPSLATAFPSALATTQRFRYRSTSVATSGRGSSQGFTGEQVFERDTYTDTVHSSEDSGLTWGEKRAKDGSWREKWMQQTIEEEEEEKTDGEAQGEERGSGGPRTRRTRRRTFGQNHGIHEGRRERWSERWDEVEGRRRTVEKAVQQLDEGGNVVQEWFEVIEENLETGETKLTKAGEDLRDYFGSLSGAPSPREETAERGDQATAPGAVPADALLSDGDAKNERPRTTGRRARLARRWKEESHRRVSAETGEDEEVWTAFEESQAGRENGRRRRREGRTGTEETEVWYRAFDLETGATKETWEERWVEKADGEKWGEKKGVNTQNEEWGEKWRENAAGEREVDRWAQTEDGRRRWGEKKGRSRPKKVEEGNQEDGQPVEATTPEDYTERWEIEHRDDTYVSFTDRWWQRPEEGTRWGEKKKLVHSAVKRQPDVTAADEETEAADRVVELNEKWYDNGQEKMVDEWQTELLLEGAHDTARGPRRILHQTESGRKHTDRYSDGTQWGENWHQSRAASPSSASPSGSSSSERNAENADSADGVVSRQVTVQIRTPSGRFEVCNVEASAPVLRLSSRSRDNWWREPHGNSWGEKMYQDLEQRAEQHEKWYDNGHERQVDRWRVAPDGSRTGEKFGSKTDGTEWREAWGRQASDEGPEDSWIEKRWKECNQGEGVKEWGETEGSEGRKRWNQKWWKKESWQGGDEFVEKWEDDGYGNTSTVKQGSTWKHHEGGREVTDWFEDKFGVVEHSQEKWAYKQGRNASGDQWLEKWNEKPEEKTATKSGSNARGDAWSEQWKETFDENGEKNITWAEKTGRNAQGDSWYETWLERRANWKMAIKEGRNARGEEWQEKWGEDLHEDGSGEKWCQKWAKDHAGNRHGKSWGDRWGKDGKGGHKWGEEWSNEDVHKWWHDTDGRPAGC